From Cystobacter fuscus DSM 2262:
GACGACATCGGCGAACTCGCCCTGGTAGCTGTTGATGGGGGTGAAATCGAGCGTCGGACCGCACTGCCAGAGGCTGCTCACCTCTGGCTTCTTTGGCTCCTCGCAGACCAGGGGAGCCGCGGGCACCGCCGTTCCACAGGCCGCGAGGCCCAGGACGACGGTGCCCACGAGGAACAGGCCCCACGGAGTGATGAACGGACCAGGGGGCCGCGGTACCATCTCAGTAGAGGTAGTTCAGCGCCGTCTTGTCGGAGCTGGTCCACTCGCCGGTCTCGGTCGAGCGGAAGCAGGAGTTCATGATCGAACCGCCCACCGTGGCCGTGCCCGACGTGCCGGGGATGAGGATGGCACCCACGCCCGCGGTGCCCTCGTTGGTGGCGGTGCCGCCGCAGCTGATGGAGCGGTTGTAGTAGTCCGAGTGGCGGAAGCCGATCGCGTGGCCGAGCTCGTGCGTGATGACGTGCTCGTTCACGTCAGCGCTGTAGCTCTGCAGCCCGGTGCCGATATTGATGGTCCCGTAGGGCTTGCCGCCCGAGGGGAAGCCCGCGGAGCCGCCGGCGCCGGACATGGTCGTCGCGGTGATGTTCGCGGTGCAGCCGGTGGTCGGTCCCCGCGCGAAGGTGATGCGCAGCCCCAGTCCGTTGTAATTGGCGATGGCCGCATCGAGCCCGGCGCTGAGCCGGCTGTAGCTGGTGAACGAGGAGGTGGGGTTGACGCAGATCTTCGTCACGGAGGTGCCGACGATGTTGGTCGTCTGGTACTGCTCCGCGCTCTCCTTGCCCGGCTGGAGCATCTCGCGGGACGCCTCGAGGGTCACGTGGGAGTCGAGCCCCACGTACACGGCACCCTCGTGAACCATGATGTCGTCGGCCGGAAACCCAGCCTCGACCAGGTTGGAGATGATCTCCTGGTTCTCGCTCTGCATGTCGGCACCGCAACCAGACAGCACCGCGCCACAGCTCGCCACGAGGATTGCCGCTCTCTTGAACATTTTCGTTATCCCGTTGTCCTGAGGTTGGACGCGCTCGCCTGGGGGGGGTCCAGCCGCGACCGCGCGCCCCTTTCCATGAGCAACCCTCGGGCCAAGCCCTGGCCACACCGGAAAACAAGGACTTGGCCAGCAATACCCGCTTAATCCTGGAGCACGGCTGCTCCCGTCATCCCAGGACTTATTGTAAAGAATCCTGACATTTTGGGGTGAAAGGGCTGTCAGCTCAAAGGGTTGCGCACACGACACCGGACTGTCCGAGTCTCGGACGGGGTGCTGTCCATTCGGACAGTCGGCCCTTACCACCCCTCGCACGCTCCAGGGTTCGATGTTGAACCGGATGCGCTCTGAGTCTCTGGAATGGGCGTGAATACGCTCCCGGTGTATCAAGTCCCCCATGAACATGCGCCACTCCAACCTCCCCCTCGCCGCGCTGCTGGGCGCGGCCCTGTCCTTCCTCCCGGGCTGCGAGACCACGAAGTCGAGCAGCCCTTCCCCTTCCGACCCCCAGACCCAGGAGCCCGCCATGCAGGCCGCTGAAGCCTGGAAACGCTCCCGCGTGGGCGACCGCGTCACCTACTCCTTCTCCGCGACCCACGGCTCCGAGCCTCGCGGCGGCGGCACCGCGCGCACCCTCGGCGGTCAGCTGACGCTGGAGGTGGTGGCCGTGCAGCAGCCCTGGGTCTGGGTGCGTCTGGCCTTCACCGACGAGGCCGGCAAGCCCCTGTCCCACCCGCGGCTGGCGCAGGAACTCCTGATCCCCGTGCGCGCGGACACGACGCGCACGCTCGACGTGCCCCACGCGGGCGAGGCCACCGCCGAGAAGCCCTCCAGCGCGGGCCGCACCTGGGAGGCCACGCGCTACGTCAGCGATCAGCGCCCCGTGGACGGCCCCCTGCGCACGCGCGTGTACGCCAACACTCCGGGCCCGCTCTACCTGACGCACGGCCTGCTCGACGCGAACACCACGCTCTCCGGCTTCGGCGCCTCGGGCGGCTTCCAGCTCACCCTGCGTGAGTTGCGCGAGGGCTCGGCGGATGCCAACGCCCCCGTGCCCGCGCTGGAGCGGCCCCTGGGCCCGGGCGCGTACTACGAGCGGAGCGTGGACGTGGGCCCCTCGCCCAGCGTGCAGCGCGTGTGCTTCGCCGCCGAGCGTGGCTACCTCCTGCGCACCGAGGGCCCCATCGACCCCCAGGCCGCTCCCTGCTCCGACTTCTCCCAGGCCGAGCCGGAGCCCCTCGAGGAGCTGCTGATCAACCTGCCCTGGGAGGCGCTGTCCTCGGGGGACTGGCCTCCCGCCGCCGCCGCGTCCGGCACCCGTGGCACCTTCACCGTGGAGGGCCGCGGCGTGCCCGCCCTCATCGAGCAGCGCACCGAGAACGTCGAGGGCACCCAGCGCGTCTTCTCGGAGACCTACGCGGCCGAGCCGTGGGCTCCGGCGCTCGCGGGTCTGCCCTATGAGGCGCGCTTCCAGCCGCTCGCCAGCGGCACCGAGCGCGTGGCCGCCGGTGGCAAGCGCGAGTCCGAGGGCGGCACGCGCCTCGTGCGGTGGGGCACGTGGCTCGGGGGCCAGAAGTAACGCCAGCCCTCCACGTCGTCAGCCTCGAGGTGGCGCCCGACTCCGAGTCGGCATGACTCCAGTGGAGCATCGGAGTCGAGGCGTCCCTCGAGCAGCACCAAGACCATCACGACGACGAGCCCCACGAGCCCGAGCGTGTGACATTCACGGCGGGTATGTGTTTCTATTGACCTGTTCTTGGGCCCTGGCCCAAGAATGCGAGGCATGAATCCGCTCACAGAGAACCCCTCGCAGCGAATTGTCGACCTGAGCTTTGGCTTCATCTACTCCGCCGCACTGTGCGCCGCGGCGGAACTGGGCGTGGCCGACCTGCTGGAGCAAGGCCCTCGGAGCGCCGCGTCACTCGCGAAGGAGTTGGGGGCCGATCCTCAATCGCTGTACCGACTCCTCCGCCTGCTGGCGAGCGCGGAGGTGTTCTCCGAGGATGACTCCGGGCACTTCTCGCTCACGCCCGCCGCCAATTACCTCCGCACGAACGCACCGGGCTCTCTGCGCAGCGCCGTGCTGATGCTCACGCAGCGCACCTTCTGGGCGCCCGCCGGGGAACTCTCGCAGACGGTGCGCACGGGGAAGGACCCCTTCGACCGCATCTTCGGCGCGCCCTTCTTCGACTACCTCGAGCGTGACGCCAAGGAAGGGGCCCGCTTCCACCACGGCATGTCCTGCCTCTCCGACCTGGAGAATGGCCCCATCGCCAGGAGCTACGACTTCACGGCGATGCAACGCGTGGTGGACGTGGGGGGAGGACATGGCGGCTTCATCATCGAAGTGCTCAAGGCCAATCCCCAGGTACGCGGCGTGCTCTACGATCATCGCCACGTCCTCGCCGAGGCCCGGCCCACCCAGGCGGGCCTGGCGGACCGCTGCGAGCTCGCGGAGGGGGACTTCTTCGAGTCGGTGCCCGCGGGCGCGGACGCGTATCTCCTCAAGCGCATCCTCCACGACTGGAGCGACGAGGTCTGCGTCCGCATCCTTCGCAATTGCCGAAAGGCCATGCCGGCGCACGGGCGCATCCTGGTCGTGGACGCCGTCATTCCCCCGGGGAACACGCCGCATGACGGCAAGCTTTTGGACGTCTTGATGATGATGTCCCTGCCGGGGCGCGAGCGCACGGAGGAGGAGTTCAGGAAGCTCTTCGCCCAGGCGGGGCTGCGGCTCACGCGCGTCATCCACACGCCGGCCGCGCTCAGCATCACCGAGGCCGTGGCGGCGTGAGCGCCAGTCACCCCCGTACTCCTACGGCGACTCCGAGCCCGAGAGCGCGTCAGCCGTGCCCAGGTATTCACGCGCCAGCTCCC
This genomic window contains:
- a CDS encoding zinc-dependent metalloprotease yields the protein MFKRAAILVASCGAVLSGCGADMQSENQEIISNLVEAGFPADDIMVHEGAVYVGLDSHVTLEASREMLQPGKESAEQYQTTNIVGTSVTKICVNPTSSFTSYSRLSAGLDAAIANYNGLGLRITFARGPTTGCTANITATTMSGAGGSAGFPSGGKPYGTINIGTGLQSYSADVNEHVITHELGHAIGFRHSDYYNRSISCGGTATNEGTAGVGAILIPGTSGTATVGGSIMNSCFRSTETGEWTSSDKTALNYLY
- a CDS encoding methyltransferase codes for the protein MNPLTENPSQRIVDLSFGFIYSAALCAAAELGVADLLEQGPRSAASLAKELGADPQSLYRLLRLLASAEVFSEDDSGHFSLTPAANYLRTNAPGSLRSAVLMLTQRTFWAPAGELSQTVRTGKDPFDRIFGAPFFDYLERDAKEGARFHHGMSCLSDLENGPIARSYDFTAMQRVVDVGGGHGGFIIEVLKANPQVRGVLYDHRHVLAEARPTQAGLADRCELAEGDFFESVPAGADAYLLKRILHDWSDEVCVRILRNCRKAMPAHGRILVVDAVIPPGNTPHDGKLLDVLMMMSLPGRERTEEEFRKLFAQAGLRLTRVIHTPAALSITEAVAA
- a CDS encoding DUF6068 family protein, which codes for MNMRHSNLPLAALLGAALSFLPGCETTKSSSPSPSDPQTQEPAMQAAEAWKRSRVGDRVTYSFSATHGSEPRGGGTARTLGGQLTLEVVAVQQPWVWVRLAFTDEAGKPLSHPRLAQELLIPVRADTTRTLDVPHAGEATAEKPSSAGRTWEATRYVSDQRPVDGPLRTRVYANTPGPLYLTHGLLDANTTLSGFGASGGFQLTLRELREGSADANAPVPALERPLGPGAYYERSVDVGPSPSVQRVCFAAERGYLLRTEGPIDPQAAPCSDFSQAEPEPLEELLINLPWEALSSGDWPPAAAASGTRGTFTVEGRGVPALIEQRTENVEGTQRVFSETYAAEPWAPALAGLPYEARFQPLASGTERVAAGGKRESEGGTRLVRWGTWLGGQK